Proteins encoded in a region of the Paenibacillus wynnii genome:
- a CDS encoding VOC family protein translates to MSVVAYLNFDGNTEQVIEFYSEALNSSKVKKVKFKDFTQDPNYPLPENELNMIMESSLEFAGGKIMMSDILPSMKRVTGEWIKGNNMMICIVIDDKQTLENYFSNLSVGGYVIMPLSEMPWSSCFGMLVDKFGIVWKFNSDAEKFLDRVITNKQ, encoded by the coding sequence ATGTCAGTTGTGGCATATTTAAATTTTGATGGAAACACAGAGCAGGTCATTGAGTTTTATTCAGAAGCACTGAATTCAAGTAAAGTGAAAAAAGTGAAATTTAAGGATTTTACACAAGATCCAAACTACCCTTTGCCAGAAAATGAATTGAATATGATTATGGAGTCATCGTTAGAATTCGCTGGTGGAAAAATAATGATGTCGGATATTCTACCTTCGATGAAGAGGGTAACGGGTGAATGGATTAAAGGCAACAATATGATGATTTGTATCGTTATTGATGATAAACAGACACTGGAAAATTATTTTTCTAATTTGTCTGTAGGTGGATATGTTATCATGCCGTTATCAGAGATGCCTTGGTCTTCTTGCTTCGGAATGTTGGTTGATAAATTTGGCATTGTTTGGAAGTTTAATAGTGATGCTGAAAAGTTCCTTGATAGGGTCATTACCAACAAACAGTAA
- a CDS encoding helix-turn-helix transcriptional regulator, whose amino-acid sequence MNKIERLISIVMILLQKNVVSTTEFSQLFNVSKRTILRDMETLSFSNIPIYSKNGVYGGYGIMDEYKLDKRLLSSKDLENILTALSGLGQILFSDEVELTLKKIEAMIGSASWNGSIHLSFYDWEGRSEIHQILKICQESILKRKLISFDYIDKSGIKTNRIVEPYQLHFSQTSWYLKGFCIHRQRYRTFKLSRIDSLSMDEKTFNPRDYLLEQEDEASYQPQLVAIKVLISPSIKDQFIERYGRKSIETYSSEYFLATIDVPQNSIGFQFLAGFGTNLEIVEPKTYVEEFRNYLNKMMEIYS is encoded by the coding sequence ATGAATAAAATAGAAAGATTAATATCTATAGTAATGATCTTGCTTCAAAAGAATGTTGTTTCAACAACCGAGTTCTCACAATTATTTAACGTATCTAAAAGAACGATTCTACGTGATATGGAGACCCTCAGTTTTTCTAATATACCCATTTATTCTAAAAATGGAGTTTACGGCGGCTACGGAATTATGGATGAATACAAATTAGACAAACGACTTTTAAGCAGTAAAGACTTAGAAAATATCTTAACAGCACTGAGTGGATTGGGACAAATTCTATTTAGTGATGAAGTAGAACTAACTCTTAAAAAAATTGAAGCGATGATAGGCTCAGCATCCTGGAATGGTTCAATTCACCTCTCATTTTATGATTGGGAGGGTCGGTCTGAGATTCATCAAATTCTGAAGATATGTCAAGAATCAATATTGAAGAGAAAGTTAATTTCATTTGATTATATTGATAAAAGTGGTATTAAAACGAATAGAATTGTCGAGCCCTATCAACTTCATTTTAGCCAAACGAGTTGGTATTTGAAGGGATTCTGTATACATCGTCAGAGATATAGAACATTTAAATTATCTAGGATCGATAGTCTTAGTATGGATGAAAAGACATTTAACCCTAGAGATTATTTATTAGAACAAGAAGATGAAGCAAGTTATCAACCGCAACTAGTCGCTATTAAGGTGTTGATTTCACCTAGTATTAAAGATCAATTCATTGAACGGTACGGTCGAAAAAGTATTGAAACCTATAGTTCTGAATATTTCCTAGCAACAATCGATGTTCCTCAAAACAGTATTGGATTTCAATTTTTAGCCGGTTTCGGTACAAATCTTGAAATCGTAGAGCCCAAAACATATGTTGAAGAATTTCGAAATTATTTAAATAAAATGATGGAGATATACTCTTAA